A window from Symphalangus syndactylus isolate Jambi chromosome 22, NHGRI_mSymSyn1-v2.1_pri, whole genome shotgun sequence encodes these proteins:
- the HSPB7 gene encoding heat shock protein beta-7 isoform X7, giving the protein MSHRTSSTFRAERSFHSSSSSSSSSTSSSASRALPAQDPPMEKALSMFSDDFGSFMRPHSEPLAFPARPGGAGNIKTLGDAYEFAVDVRDFSPEDIIVTTSNNHIEVRAEKCQLPEDVDPTSVTSALREDGSLTIRARRHPHTEHVQQTFRTEIKI; this is encoded by the exons ATGAGCCACAGAACCTCTTCCACCTTCCGAGCGGAGAGAAGTTTccattcctcttcctcttcctcctcctcttccacctcctcctcggcctcccgtgCCCTCCCGGCCCAGGACCCGCCCATGGAGAAGGCCCTGAGCATGTTTTCCGATGACTTTGGCAGCTTCATGCGGCCCCACTCAGAGCCCCTGGCCTTCCCAG CCCGCCCCGGGGGGGCAGGCAACATCAAGACCCTCGGCGACGCCTATGAGTTTGCGGTGGACGTGAGAGACTTCTCACCTGAAGACATCATCGTCACCACTTCCAACAACCACATCGAGGTGCGGGCTGAGAAG TGCCAGCTGCCGGAGGACGTGGACCCGACGTCGGTGACCTCGGCTCTGCGGGAGGATGGCAGCCTCACTATCCGGGCACGGCGTCACCCGCATACAGAACACGTCCAGCAGACCTTCCGGACGGAGATCAAAATCTGA
- the HSPB7 gene encoding heat shock protein beta-7 isoform X1, whose protein sequence is MSHRTSSTFRAERSFHSSSSSSSSSTSSSASRALPAQDPPMEKALSMFSDDFGSFMRPHSEPLAFPAAHPTARPGGAGNIKTLGDAYEFAVDVRDFSPEDIIVTTSNNHIEVRAEKLAADGTVMNTFAHKCQLPEDVDPTSVTSALREDGSLTIRARRHPHTEHVQQTFRTEIKI, encoded by the exons ATGAGCCACAGAACCTCTTCCACCTTCCGAGCGGAGAGAAGTTTccattcctcttcctcttcctcctcctcttccacctcctcctcggcctcccgtgCCCTCCCGGCCCAGGACCCGCCCATGGAGAAGGCCCTGAGCATGTTTTCCGATGACTTTGGCAGCTTCATGCGGCCCCACTCAGAGCCCCTGGCCTTCCCAG CAGCCCACCCCACAGCCCGCCCCGGGGGGGCAGGCAACATCAAGACCCTCGGCGACGCCTATGAGTTTGCGGTGGACGTGAGAGACTTCTCACCTGAAGACATCATCGTCACCACTTCCAACAACCACATCGAGGTGCGGGCTGAGAAG CTGGCAGCCGACGGCACCGTCATGAACACGTTCGCTCACAAGTGCCAGCTGCCGGAGGACGTGGACCCGACGTCGGTGACCTCGGCTCTGCGGGAGGATGGCAGCCTCACTATCCGGGCACGGCGTCACCCGCATACAGAACACGTCCAGCAGACCTTCCGGACGGAGATCAAAATCTGA
- the HSPB7 gene encoding heat shock protein beta-7 isoform X5, with the protein MSHRTSSTFRAERSFHSSSSSSSSSTSSSASRALPAQDPPMEKALSMFSDDFGSFMRPHSEPLAFPARPGGAGNIKTLGDAYEFAVDVRDFSPEDIIVTTSNNHIELAADGTVMNTFAHKCQLPEDVDPTSVTSALREDGSLTIRARRHPHTEHVQQTFRTEIKI; encoded by the exons ATGAGCCACAGAACCTCTTCCACCTTCCGAGCGGAGAGAAGTTTccattcctcttcctcttcctcctcctcttccacctcctcctcggcctcccgtgCCCTCCCGGCCCAGGACCCGCCCATGGAGAAGGCCCTGAGCATGTTTTCCGATGACTTTGGCAGCTTCATGCGGCCCCACTCAGAGCCCCTGGCCTTCCCAG CCCGCCCCGGGGGGGCAGGCAACATCAAGACCCTCGGCGACGCCTATGAGTTTGCGGTGGACGTGAGAGACTTCTCACCTGAAGACATCATCGTCACCACTTCCAACAACCACATCGAG CTGGCAGCCGACGGCACCGTCATGAACACGTTCGCTCACAAGTGCCAGCTGCCGGAGGACGTGGACCCGACGTCGGTGACCTCGGCTCTGCGGGAGGATGGCAGCCTCACTATCCGGGCACGGCGTCACCCGCATACAGAACACGTCCAGCAGACCTTCCGGACGGAGATCAAAATCTGA
- the HSPB7 gene encoding heat shock protein beta-7 isoform X6, producing MSHRTSSTFRAERSFHSSSSSSSSSTSSSASRALPAQDPPMEKALSMFSDDFGSFMRPHSEPLAFPGNIKTLGDAYEFAVDVRDFSPEDIIVTTSNNHIEVRAEKLAADGTVMNTFAHKCQLPEDVDPTSVTSALREDGSLTIRARRHPHTEHVQQTFRTEIKI from the exons ATGAGCCACAGAACCTCTTCCACCTTCCGAGCGGAGAGAAGTTTccattcctcttcctcttcctcctcctcttccacctcctcctcggcctcccgtgCCCTCCCGGCCCAGGACCCGCCCATGGAGAAGGCCCTGAGCATGTTTTCCGATGACTTTGGCAGCTTCATGCGGCCCCACTCAGAGCCCCTGGCCTTCCCAG GCAACATCAAGACCCTCGGCGACGCCTATGAGTTTGCGGTGGACGTGAGAGACTTCTCACCTGAAGACATCATCGTCACCACTTCCAACAACCACATCGAGGTGCGGGCTGAGAAG CTGGCAGCCGACGGCACCGTCATGAACACGTTCGCTCACAAGTGCCAGCTGCCGGAGGACGTGGACCCGACGTCGGTGACCTCGGCTCTGCGGGAGGATGGCAGCCTCACTATCCGGGCACGGCGTCACCCGCATACAGAACACGTCCAGCAGACCTTCCGGACGGAGATCAAAATCTGA
- the HSPB7 gene encoding heat shock protein beta-7 isoform X3, translating to MSHRTSSTFRAERSFHSSSSSSSSSTSSSASRALPAQDPPMEKALSMFSDDFGSFMRPHSEPLAFPARPGGAGNIKTLGDAYEFAVDVRDFSPEDIIVTTSNNHIEVRAEKLAADGTVMNTFAHKCQLPEDVDPTSVTSALREDGSLTIRARRHPHTEHVQQTFRTEIKI from the exons ATGAGCCACAGAACCTCTTCCACCTTCCGAGCGGAGAGAAGTTTccattcctcttcctcttcctcctcctcttccacctcctcctcggcctcccgtgCCCTCCCGGCCCAGGACCCGCCCATGGAGAAGGCCCTGAGCATGTTTTCCGATGACTTTGGCAGCTTCATGCGGCCCCACTCAGAGCCCCTGGCCTTCCCAG CCCGCCCCGGGGGGGCAGGCAACATCAAGACCCTCGGCGACGCCTATGAGTTTGCGGTGGACGTGAGAGACTTCTCACCTGAAGACATCATCGTCACCACTTCCAACAACCACATCGAGGTGCGGGCTGAGAAG CTGGCAGCCGACGGCACCGTCATGAACACGTTCGCTCACAAGTGCCAGCTGCCGGAGGACGTGGACCCGACGTCGGTGACCTCGGCTCTGCGGGAGGATGGCAGCCTCACTATCCGGGCACGGCGTCACCCGCATACAGAACACGTCCAGCAGACCTTCCGGACGGAGATCAAAATCTGA
- the HSPB7 gene encoding heat shock protein beta-7 isoform X2, translating to MSHRTSSTFRAERSFHSSSSSSSSSTSSSASRALPAQDPPMEKALSMFSDDFGSFMRPHSEPLAFPAHPTARPGGAGNIKTLGDAYEFAVDVRDFSPEDIIVTTSNNHIEVRAEKLAADGTVMNTFAHKCQLPEDVDPTSVTSALREDGSLTIRARRHPHTEHVQQTFRTEIKI from the exons ATGAGCCACAGAACCTCTTCCACCTTCCGAGCGGAGAGAAGTTTccattcctcttcctcttcctcctcctcttccacctcctcctcggcctcccgtgCCCTCCCGGCCCAGGACCCGCCCATGGAGAAGGCCCTGAGCATGTTTTCCGATGACTTTGGCAGCTTCATGCGGCCCCACTCAGAGCCCCTGGCCTTCCCAG CCCACCCCACAGCCCGCCCCGGGGGGGCAGGCAACATCAAGACCCTCGGCGACGCCTATGAGTTTGCGGTGGACGTGAGAGACTTCTCACCTGAAGACATCATCGTCACCACTTCCAACAACCACATCGAGGTGCGGGCTGAGAAG CTGGCAGCCGACGGCACCGTCATGAACACGTTCGCTCACAAGTGCCAGCTGCCGGAGGACGTGGACCCGACGTCGGTGACCTCGGCTCTGCGGGAGGATGGCAGCCTCACTATCCGGGCACGGCGTCACCCGCATACAGAACACGTCCAGCAGACCTTCCGGACGGAGATCAAAATCTGA
- the HSPB7 gene encoding heat shock protein beta-7 isoform X4, with translation MSHRTSSTFRAERSFHSSSSSSSSSTSSSASRALPAQDPPMEKALSMFSDDFGSFMRPHSEPLAFPAHPTARPGGAGNIKTLGDAYEFAVDVRDFSPEDIIVTTSNNHIELAADGTVMNTFAHKCQLPEDVDPTSVTSALREDGSLTIRARRHPHTEHVQQTFRTEIKI, from the exons ATGAGCCACAGAACCTCTTCCACCTTCCGAGCGGAGAGAAGTTTccattcctcttcctcttcctcctcctcttccacctcctcctcggcctcccgtgCCCTCCCGGCCCAGGACCCGCCCATGGAGAAGGCCCTGAGCATGTTTTCCGATGACTTTGGCAGCTTCATGCGGCCCCACTCAGAGCCCCTGGCCTTCCCAG CCCACCCCACAGCCCGCCCCGGGGGGGCAGGCAACATCAAGACCCTCGGCGACGCCTATGAGTTTGCGGTGGACGTGAGAGACTTCTCACCTGAAGACATCATCGTCACCACTTCCAACAACCACATCGAG CTGGCAGCCGACGGCACCGTCATGAACACGTTCGCTCACAAGTGCCAGCTGCCGGAGGACGTGGACCCGACGTCGGTGACCTCGGCTCTGCGGGAGGATGGCAGCCTCACTATCCGGGCACGGCGTCACCCGCATACAGAACACGTCCAGCAGACCTTCCGGACGGAGATCAAAATCTGA